A window from Cydia amplana chromosome 12, ilCydAmpl1.1, whole genome shotgun sequence encodes these proteins:
- the LOC134653136 gene encoding uncharacterized protein LOC134653136, with product MGKDRRSSVRVRDILNDSQLCHIIKKWVGEGNWQVMSAELRPAAVEGIAGFLGDHFRLTVRIKLEGRLVTIPLFVKSLPLNNAPKADFINEHQFNKKEVAIFKLIDEMNIKGPNPFVANALLYNESILVMRDLTPEGYTTCNQLETFDLPHVLVTLASVARFHAAFANHESNKGLALQRPYSILEEHGHVTVENNFKDTPWIHAGAKLSANIIKNFSDKYRAIPDLEAKLLKQFLEACNELTEHKETLNLVLHKDLWVNNIMFKYENGEPINSILVDFQCVRYGPPAFDVTFFIYTTTSRSFRDQHQATYLKHYFETFTECLDVHTKSRLKGLGYDFEEFLRWIEFSRRFAVLGGLMLGPYVLMDPETARLNFDDPTTFAKYTNEDRSEPVLAHARRHPEYKRRLVAINEEFVERYVRP from the exons ATGGGTAAAGATCGCAGAAGCTCAGTTCGAGTAAGAGATATCTTAAACGACAGTCAACTGTGTCATATAATCAAGAAATGGGTCGGAGAAGGAAACTGGCAGGTGATGAGCGCGGAGCTCAGACCAGCAGCGGTGGAAGGAATAGCAGGTTTCCTCGGTGACCACTTTAGACTGACCGTGCGAATCAAACTGGAAGGACGCCTGGTGACTATCCCCTTGTTCGTCAAGTCTCTGCCGCTGAACAATGCGCCGAAAGCGGATTTTATAAACGAACATCAGTTTAACAAGAAGGAAGTGGCGATATTTAAATTGATAGACGAAATGAATATAAAAG GTCCAAACCCGTTTGTGGCTAACGCACTTCTCTACAATGAGTCCATCCTGGTGATGCGCGACTTGACTCCCGAAGGCTATACCACCTGCAACCAGCTGGAGACCTTTGACCTTCCCCACGTGCTGGTCACCCTCGCCTCTGTAGCACGCTTCCATGCCGCCTTCGCGAACCATGAGTCCAATAAAGGCCTCGCTCTTCAACGCCCGTACTCAATCTTAGAAGAACATGGCCACGTCACTGTTGAGAACAACTTTAAAGACACGCCTTGGATTCACGCAGGGGCCAAACTTAGCGCCAACATCATCAAAAATTTCTCAGATAAATACAGAGCCATCCCTGATTTAGAAGCTAAATTGTTGAAACAATTCTTAGAAGCTTGTAATGAATTAACAGAGCACAAGGAGACCTTAAACTTGGTGCTCCACAAGGATCTTTGGGTCAATAACATCATGTTCAAATATGAAAACGGCGAGCCGATCAATTCAATCTTAGTGGACTTCCAGTGTGTGCGCTACGGACCGCCCGCTTTCGACGTTACTTTCTTCATTTACACCACGACCTCACGGAGCTTCCGCGACCAACATCAGGCTACTTATCTAAAACACTACTTTGAAACCTTTACAGAATGCTTAGACGTGCATACCAAGTCGCGTCTTAAAGGTTTAGGGTATGATTTTGAAGAGTTTCTCCGCTGGATAGAGTTTAGTAGAAGATTCGCAGTTCTCGGCGGGCTTATGCTGGGTCCGTACGTCCTGATGGACCCAGAGACGGCTCGGCTGAACTTCGACGACCCGACCACGTTCGCGAAGTACACTAATGAGGACCGCTCGGAGCCTGTGCTGGCGCACGCGCGCCGCCATCCGGAGTACAAGCGGCGGCTGGTTGCTATAAACGAGGAGTTTGTGGAGAGATACGTGCGACCTTAG